Part of the Pseudomonadota bacterium genome, GCTGCGTGTTTTCGAGAAAGCGTCGCGCTCCTTCTGCGCCACCTTTGACATAGACACTGATCATGCCGGTAAACCCATCCATCTGACGGGCGGCCAGTGCGTGCTGCGGGTGACTGTCGAGCCCCGGATAGAGCACGCGTTCAATATTGGGATGCTCACTGAGCCACTCCGCCAGCGCCTGACCATTACTGTTGTGTCGTTCCATACGGATGGCCAACGTCTTGAGCCCGCGCAGCGCCAAAAAACTATCGAATGGGCCGGCAATACCGCCCGCCGAATTTTGCACAAATCCCAAACGCTCGGCCATCGCTTCGTCCTGGCAGACAATGACCCCACCGACCATATCGGAGTGGCCGTTGATGTATTTGGTCGCCGAGTGCATCACCAGATCAAAGCCATATTCGAGCGGCCGCTGGTTGAATGGAGAGGCGAACGTGTTATCCGCCACCGTGATGACATTGTGTTGTTTGGCGATCTCGATGACCGCCGCCAGATCGACGATCTTCAGCATCGGGTTCGTAGGGGTTTCGATCCAGAGCATGCGGGTCCGAGGGGTGATGGCCGCGCGCAGCGCATCGAGGTCGGTCATGTCGACAAACGAGAACTCAAATCCGGAGGAGTGACGCCGAACTTTATCGAACAGTCGAAACGAACCGCCGTATAAGTCGTCCATCGCCACGATGTGATCGCCATGATTGAGCAGATCCATAATGGTGCTCGTCGCCGCCATGCCCGATGCAAAGGCGAACCCGTGCGTCCCCGATTCAAGCGCGGCTATGTTGCGCTCGTAGGCCATTCGCGTCGGGTTTTGAGTGCGCGAATATTCGTAGCCTTGGTGCACACCCGGGCTCGACTGAGCGTAAGTTGACGTGGCGTAAATCGGCGGCATGACCGCACCGGTTGAAGGATCCGGCGACTGACCCGCATGAATAGTTTTGGTAGCAAACGCGTGCGTTTTTTTATTCGTCATGATGTCTTCGCTCATTAAAGTTGTTTGCGGAAATAGTTGAGCACGTCGGCGCGCGTAATCAAACCTAAGAAAACGCCGTCGTCTACCACTGCGGTGTATCGTGCACCACCTAACAATGCGACCAGATTTTGCACCGAAAAATGTCGATCGATCACTGAAAACGTAGTGGACATCGCGTTGGCAACGGGCTCGTTCATCAGTTTGGGGCGGCCGAACACAAAGCGCATGATGTCCTCCTCGGTCAATACGCCCACCAGCGTGTTGTCCTCCATGACAGGCAGCTGCGAAAAGCCGGCGTTGCGTAGTCGATTATGTGCGGTCGTGAGCGCATCACGTGGACTGACCGTCACCGTGGCGCGTTCGCCGTGCAGTCGACCGATCAGATCGCGCACATCACCGAATTCCTCGCGCTGAATAAACCCCTGATCCTCCATCCAGAAATCGTTATAGAGCTTGGACAAGTACTTGTTGCCCGTGTCGCAGGCAAACGTCACGACATTTTTATGCTCAGTCTGGTCTTTACAGTATTTGAGGGCCGCCGCCAATAGCGTGCCCGAGGACGAGCCAGCCAGGAGCCCCTCTTTGCGCAAGAGCTCTCGCGCGGCTTCGAACGATTCGGCATCGGTGATCGTATAGGCCCCTTTGGCCATACTTAGGTCGCAGATATCGGGGATAAAATCTTCACCAATGCCCTCGACCAACCAGCCTGCGCTCGGTCCAAGTTCCCCTGTCGCAATGTAATCGGCCAACACCGACCCCTTCGGATCCGCAATAATGATTTCGACATGAGGCGCATGCGTTTTAAAGTAGGACGTTAGGCCGCTAATCGTTCCGCTGCTGCCGACACCGAGCACCACCGCATCGAGTTTTCCATCAAGCTGCTCGAGCAGCTCAGGACCGGT contains:
- a CDS encoding cystathionine gamma-synthase, which gives rise to MTNKKTHAFATKTIHAGQSPDPSTGAVMPPIYATSTYAQSSPGVHQGYEYSRTQNPTRMAYERNIAALESGTHGFAFASGMAATSTIMDLLNHGDHIVAMDDLYGGSFRLFDKVRRHSSGFEFSFVDMTDLDALRAAITPRTRMLWIETPTNPMLKIVDLAAVIEIAKQHNVITVADNTFASPFNQRPLEYGFDLVMHSATKYINGHSDMVGGVIVCQDEAMAERLGFVQNSAGGIAGPFDSFLALRGLKTLAIRMERHNSNGQALAEWLSEHPNIERVLYPGLDSHPQHALAARQMDGFTGMISVYVKGGAEGARRFLENTQLFTLAESLGGVESLVNHPAIMTHASVPEDIRATLGIDENLVRLSVGIEALDDLRDDLDDALRRSG
- a CDS encoding pyridoxal-phosphate dependent enzyme, with product MNIYNNVLEMVARTPMLKVSQFDTGLCSLYLKLELMNPGGSIKDRIGIAMIDEAEKRGQIKPGDTLIEATAGNTGLGLALVAAQRGYHLMLVLPDKMSQEKIFNLRAMGAEVVLTRSDVERGHPEYYQDLARSMAAESGAYFINQFGNPDNPKAHELTTGPELLEQLDGKLDAVVLGVGSSGTISGLTSYFKTHAPHVEIIIADPKGSVLADYIATGELGPSAGWLVEGIGEDFIPDICDLSMAKGAYTITDAESFEAARELLRKEGLLAGSSSGTLLAAALKYCKDQTEHKNVVTFACDTGNKYLSKLYNDFWMEDQGFIQREEFGDVRDLIGRLHGERATVTVSPRDALTTAHNRLRNAGFSQLPVMEDNTLVGVLTEEDIMRFVFGRPKLMNEPVANAMSTTFSVIDRHFSVQNLVALLGGARYTAVVDDGVFLGLITRADVLNYFRKQL